The Scatophagus argus isolate fScaArg1 chromosome 4, fScaArg1.pri, whole genome shotgun sequence DNA window CtcataaaagtagaaatacAAGTATACTCACAGCCATACTGTACACATAAGCTGAGCAGTGGGAAGAGAGCACCTTTTTTTAGTGTGGCGTTGTGATAAATAGGATTAGGGATTTGGGAGATTTAGGGGGAATAATCCGTCTGTGTATCGGAGAGAGGCAGCAGCGGTGATGATCAAAAGAAAACGCTGTGATTCAGAGCTCCAAAATCTCAGAATTGACTGAAAACTTGGAGTGACATTTTCTCCATATTTTTCCTCCAAGGAtcagctttcattttgtcactgtgactgCTGTAATTGCCACATAATCGCCTCATACTGTACAAcaccgtctgtgtgtgtgagagggtgtgtgtgtgtgtgtgtgtgtctgtgtacaagAGCCGAGGATAGACAGAGAATTATATATTCACAGTAATTAATCAGATTTACAGTTTACAtcaggggagagagagatagtcTGTTTGTTGTGGGTGTTAGTATTAAGCAGAGGATTGGACTTGGTTATTTAACATGCAGTTGATTTGAACAGCTGCTCTGTTCTGCTACTATCTATACCACCATATCAATaggctaaaaaaaataaaaaataaaaaatccacaaaaacactgcacaacTGTAACTTTTCTCTGCAGGCTGAATCATCCCTGGCTGGCTGAGTGGGCCACCCAGCTTCTTCATTCTTTGCATTTATCCACTTAAAGCACTTCAGGACCACAAGAGGCTGGAGCTGGACCTAAAAACAGTGGAGatgaagcagagaaaacaactcGGCTCATTTTCACAAGATAGGCAAAGACACAGTGCTACTTCGGGGCCTGTTGGAATGCGCAAAACCAGGTTCACTTTTTCAGTCTGAGGAATGTAAAAACCCAGCTGAGATAGTCATACTTCTGCTGTAGAAGCCTGACTGTCAAGTACACATTAAACTGGGTTCtctcatgtttgtgtgattAACACCTCAACATGGAAAGTAAATGGGAATAACATTGTTGGAGGAGTGTTATGTTGTCTCCCTGCAGTACCAGCAGCTGCTAAAATTGTTTGCAGGTGAACTGAAACCGAGTTATCACaaggctgcaaaaaaaaaaaaacaaaacaaaaaaaaaaaacacgtagATGTGTTGGATCCAATTTCCTACTTAAAACTGATTCCTCACAATACGTGTAATATCTGACTTTTCCAGCATATGTACCTGTAGTCACTGGCAATCACATCCCAAGTGTTAATCCCGTCATATGTACATTATATGGTACAGAACACCTTCAAACCAAAATATAACTCGTGATACCATGTCAGCGCTGCCTGTCTTGTCAtatcatatgtgtgtgtgtgtgtgtgtgtgcgtgtgtgtgtgtgggagtgaacCCAGAAAAATACAACCTTCCTTCGTCTTTTTACATTGCAGGACGTGACTAAATGACTTGCATAATGTTGCAGGAACATTTTAGTCTCACTCACTTCAATTTGTGCCAAAACACCAAAATCACCTTCAAAATGACAAAGGCAAACAGTATTGAGGGACAAGCGTATGCATCTTTAGAAAGAAACCAAGTCCCgtcccccccccaaaaaaagatgattttaCACTGTAATaactacattttatttcagagcTTCATCCACACAAATCCAAATGAGGCAGCCATTATCCTGGagtttcagtgaaaacataCTTTGAAACTACCTTCTGTTTACAAGGCTGATTCTCCCAAACGTGTTCTTGGACCAACACAGAAAGTCAAAGACCACACTGCTTACAAAAGAACGCACATTTATTGTCTAGATATTTCAATCATTTTAGATCAGCTAGCATTAAGACCATTTAGTATTTCTCCTGATTAGACGTTTCTTTTCCAtgtaaaagaaatacaaaaaacagtttgttatTTCTAAAGCATGtcctgtaagaaaaaaaaaccaaaacatatatacatttttacaaacattcaacagacaaaaatagatttaaaaaaatgtgaagttaATGAATTTAAAAACGGCTGAAAGTGACTGACTCCTTcatgaagctgaaaatgaactGCACTAACCTTGACAAATAATTTAATCTTGATTGCAGTCTACTTTGTACTTTCAAAGGCATTTGTACTTGTCACTACTGTGACATTTGTACTTTCACAAATGTCACACATTTCAGAATATTAACAGAGAAatgacattattaaaaaaaaaaggcaattctgtctgtaaaattaTGTGCAATTAAAAAGGACTGGTTTAAACACAAGGTTAATTTACTTGTCAAGATGATCTTTTTAAGTACAGCTGGTCCATGTTCCTGAAATGTGATTAACCGTCCCACATAGTAAAGACATCGGGCGTATGAAAGAGTGAGAAAGGCGCAGACGGGATGAATTTACAACAGTGAAGACAGTAACTGAAGAGTCAGAGTTAATATGAATCATTATGACCTCAATCAATGAGCTTATTGTAAAAGAGACCACAAGCAAATGAACTGTATTAAAACTAACAGCAGGGCCCTGTCCACACTTCAATAAGACCATATggaaaaatgctgtttgaaaATCTGAATCCATATCCAGCTGCCTGTTCAGAAAGTCTGAACAAAGGTGGGGCTCACTCTGAAAATATGTGCAGCTGATGACACACACCGTGGCTTATGTTGCTTGTGGAGTGCAGCCATGTGGAAAAACATAAGCTGGGAAATGATCTGTTGAAACAGGTACACCAGACGAGGATCAATGGAATATGAGGATTAATTCAATCTCTGGAACTTGTTTTCACTTCAGGTTTGCACTTATTGGTCTTTCAcccagaaacacaaatgaactggggaggaaaaaatatgaataacCAGTTATGTCTCTCACAACAAAATTTAGAGTATATTATCCTGTTCAGGAAACTTACTGGGTTTggaaagcttgttttttttgtattttggtcAAATCAACATAGCCTTCAGTATGTTTGAAACTttcgttgtgtgtgtgtgtgtgtactaagAGTGTAGGTGGACAGCTATGACTACAGTGCTGAGGATGGTTACTGAGGATGGgatgttctgtttttgtcagaaaagcTACTTTTCAGAGAGTGTCGGCATATCAGAACAGCAAGCTGAGGTTCTAAGGTCAGAGGAGTGAGAGCTGCCTCTCCTCCTACATTTCTCAATAATTTTGTCCATTTCGGTCCACAATTTCCACTTTCTGTCTGTTATATTCATCCACCTGGTTTGAGCGTTCGGTTTAGGGGTCTGTGCTCCAGGTCATGACACTGAATCAAGTATGTTTTAAAATCCAATGTTCAGTACTGCGCTCATCAGAAGAGCTGATccctgtcaaaacaaaacaatgccCCTCCCCCTTTGGTTCAGTCACTGTCTGGTCCCTGTAACTGATCCCAGTCCAGTTCGTAGTAGAAAGCAGCAGGGACATGAACGTCCAAATGATTCCTCTCCTTCCATTCACATCCAGCTGCTCCAGTGAATTCCCAGCTGATGTGGAGTCACATGCACAGGCCCAACAGACATGCGCATGTAAAATGTTTGTCTCCTTTCTGTGTCTCCTCAGCAGATGTAACAGAAAAGAGAAGGTGCCATCAAGATCCTTCTCTTCTGCGATTTCTGGCTACATGTGAAAATCCCTAGAAACATAGTGGCCGTGTGGGGAAACAACGAatgttctttctgtctttcttgcttTCCATATTTTTAGTAGATAACTTCATAAACAGTGGCCTTCTTGTCTCCTGAACCGGTGACGATGTATTTGTCGTCCACAGATATGTCACAGCTTAGCACCGAGGAGGATTCTTTagactgaagagaaagaaagaagatgagaggaaagaaagtcagtcagataTATATATGAACTCCTAATAAAATCAAGAACAAGTACACGGTACAGTACTTTGAGGTTTTAAAAGTATGCTCTtagaaaatataataatgtcTGGTGTTCTCATTCCTATCAGGATTGCTGTATGGTTAACCAGACTAAGTAGGTTTCATAATACGTTCTTACAAAAGCATGCTGATCCAGAACATACAGTCTGACctgttaaagctgcagcagcaacttGAGAGGGCAATTTTACAGATTGGCTGTGttaatatacatattttatgATCAATTTTATGATTTATGGTCTCCCAACCTGGAATATGCTGGCTCCATATGGTGTTCTCCATGCATTCAGTAAGTTATCTTTTCCTGTGCTCACAAACCATTTACCTggtagagaaacagaaacacacacacaccacaataaGCAATCTCAGGGTAAAACAGAAAGGTAGGCAATGGTATCACTAACATGGTTAAGCAgcgggaaaaaaaaggaaaccatTTGTAGAATAGCACAGATGAAATTAAAGAGGtgttctcatttctctcttccctTGTTTCCTATCTATTTCTATACTGTCCTatctaataaagaaaaaatgccAGGAAAGCCTTAGAACcataacaaaacatttaaatctctcattttaaaaggaaataattTTACGGTAGAGTGGAATATGAGAGGGGGACTATATAGACTGAGATAAAGACGGCTGGTTGCTTACCACAATAGGCAAACTGGAGGGACAATACACAGCTCTCGTGTAGATGAAGCTGGTATTTGTCAGGCTTGGTGACATGAAGGACCTCAACGTTGCTGCTCTCCATTCCCACAGCAAGCCACTCCCCTGTTGGACAGTAGCCGAGAGAGAAGATCTGGACAGAAGAGATGGGAAATTACTCTTTAGTAAAATGAAAGTTTTTCAAGGTTGGTCGATGAAGCGCCGTTTGCTGATACGAGCGCGTACCTGTGATGTAAAgtcatgctgctgcagctgccgtCCCTCCCTCAGATCCCAGGAGCGGACAGTGTTATCGAGGCCTCCGGTCCACAGCTTGGTGCCATCATTGGAGATGTCGATACAGCTGGCTCCATCTGTGTGGCCCTGGAACTGCCTGCAGGAGACACACATCCATAGTTAAATAAAGACGGAAATgttcaaacaaagacacacattgCAGTTGGTGTGCATCACCGAATACCAAATGTGGAGGGCTTACAGCACatgtgtcaaaccggtccacaggagggccagtgtagctgcaggtttttgtgccaaccaaccaagagcacaccgtttgaccaatcaactgtctgaagacggagatcagttgattaaatgagtcaagtctggtgtgctgctacttggttggaaagaaaacctgcagccacaccggccctcctgtggaccggtttgacatgcctggcTTACAGGGACTCTCAGCAGCCACTCTTGTAGTATTCGTGCTAAATATTCTGCCTCTCTGTACTACAACTTGTAATCAGAAAGGTCAAACAGCAGAGGGGCTGCTAATTATAGAAGGTCAACACTGCGGCAGACAGCTGGTTCGAGAAGCCAGGCACTAATTGCAGATGCCCTTAAAATTCACCTGAGCCACACTCTCCACGTTCCTTCTGTTCAAAATCAAACCGCACATGCAACAAGGTCTCTCTTACCTAACGAGTGTCTGGTTGTGTAAATCCCAGACTGCGATGTTTCCATCGCTGCAGCACGAGAAGCAGACCTTGGAGTCTGGGCTGATGGCCAGAGCGTAACATGCTGGAGCTGATGATGTTAACTCTGCCTTAATCCTGGGAGTGGGCGTGGCCAAATCCCAGATTGAGAGTGTGCTGGCTTCACCTCCCACTATCAGCGTCCGGCCATCAGGGAGGAGACGGCAGGAGCGGATGTAGTTGTCTCGATTCTGATGtgagaaacacataaaatatatttcaggCTTGGTCTATACATACAACGCTATTATCTGTATTGACTATTTAAAACCACACACATATCTTTCTAGTTCAAACAATCCAGAAATTCTGGTTTTAATAGTTTAAATGAAAACTGGATACAACACACACCTCTCACAatcaaaaaagacattttattctttatacCTTCTCCACCAACCTCCCCGTCTCACTCACCAAACAGTCAAGCTGTGACACTGGGCTCTTGTTTCCTGGGTGACTAATATCCCAGACCTTAACGCAACCCTTTCCTCCTGTGTAAACGTGTCGGGTGGGGTTACTGATGGTAACGGCGCACACCACCTCTCCATGATTCAGTGTGTTGATTTGACGGGCGTGACGAGGAATCCCTGGGCCCACCAAAGCGTCTGGGGGGAACGGCACTGGCTGCATCTGTCCATCGGCCGCCACGTGAAAGGAGTAAGCACtgatgatacaaaaaaaaaataaaacaacggGAAGAGGTTAAACATGATGACAAATTGTGTTGAGGAGAACACAGAATACAGAGAGCAAGTGGACAAAGgtgcagaaatgaaaaacaaaggtAAAAATGAGAAGGGGATAagtgtaattattttcaaaagGGGGGGGGTTTCAAGGACATATCAGTTGTTCCACTGTGCAATTCAATCAGTCGTCAAACATATAAGTTACCGCAAACACACTTACGGTTTGCCGCCAGGGATTCCTGTCAGACTGGGAGGCATTCCAGGAACTCGCATATGAGGATGAGGATCAAAACCAACCTTGAGGAGAAAACCCAGACTTAATTATGAGCACAGTGCAAACATGCACCCATAGGCATTGGCAAAATACACACAGGCCAAAACTACCCTGTataacagaacacaaacacaaagcaaacacacactcttgaGCACACACCTTCTGTGTCAGAATGACAAGTTTAAGAGTCAGCAAACACACGGAGGCAGAGCTGTCAGTACTTGCGCTCCCTTGAATGCAACATAGACATCTGGTGAGTACACAACCTGAGGTTCTATCAAGTGTTGCccagacacatacacagctgTGACTCTACTAAACCTATTTAAACAGTGTAATGAACACCAAGCAAATACAGCCCAGAGTGATGAGGCGATTGAACGTAATAGGCATCAGCATAGTCGCTGTATAAATACTATCACACAGACACGAGACACAGAGCTCTGCAACTATTGACACTTTCCACTTTGACACGTTGCAATATAAAATATCCCATGCTTGTGGAAAGCATTCACACCCCTTAACTTCCTGatctttcagtgttttaaaacactgaattacaCTGGATCCGATTTTTCAACAAGGAGAAAAGAGGTTAAAGTAAAACTTTTAATAGACGAAATAATTGATTTCATAATTAATTTCAGAATTGATTTCAGAATTCATTCCAGCAGTCGTGGCAGATTTTCGACATTCTATAAGAAGCTGGATCGAGATCACCAGTGTTTAATCAAGGTGTGGCaagtgattttaatttaaatgccTGGAAGGTGCGGTGCAACCGTTACTGCAGTTATTTTCCTGGCAACAGCTACATTATGAAGACAGAAGATGAAATCTGCTGTTACTGAAAAGTACATATCACAGGAAAGAAAATCTCCAACACACTGCATATTCCCTCAGAACAGTGTAAGGTCCATCATAAATAATGGAAAGAATGTACTATAGCTCAGCTTTAAATCTGCCTGGGGCAGGTTACAGGGTTCCACTGTGCATAACTGTTGCCCAGGCGCTTCAGGgagaaaagcaaacaggaagtcattgttggggaaaaaaaaacatgaaggcAGCAGAAGTCAAAGGCATGGCCTGAAAATGTACTCTTCTCTATTTGCTCACAttcaccatcaccaccaacttttataaaaaaaaatagttggaCAAACACTTGCCCAAATGTACAAAACGGATACTGGTTTGTCTACAGAGTCAAGTCTGAGATTCATGCCAAAAGAAACTCTACAAAATACTGAAGGGGGAGACTTGTGTATTGAATGATTTTATGTTTCAGATTGGTTCTTACTTtatatgttttcactttgagaTTTCTGTTCATTACGGTCAAAAAAGCCAAACTGCATCAACCGTGATTCAATATTGAGTCATGAGGGTGGTTACAAATCGTATGTATATTGTATCATTGTAGGGTAACAATTAGTAAcgtatgaaaaaacaaaaataaacaacttctATACAGTACACTacttatgttttatattttgcataGGCTTTCTATATCTGTGTGATGCAGCAGATGAACACCCACAGatgcaaaatgtcactttaCCAAAGCCTTCAGCCTTTGCCACTCACCATGGGCGAACGGCCATACGCCGCCACAGCggccgcagcagcagcactcatcTGGGGTGACATGTTATGCAGTCCGGCAGCATAAGCcgcagctccagcagcaccagcgAGCTCCCCATTCATCCCTGCTGGGTGGGGCAACATACCAAATGCCCCCGGATATGGACCTGGTACAGCTAGGGGGGTCCGCAAACctgcagctgaggaggagaaacCCCATTACCACAGTCATCTGATATTACTAgtaactgtttttctttgggaGTGATACAAAGTTAAGCATATACAAACAGAGATTTCAAACCAAAAGTGTGATTTGCTGGCGAACAGATTTATCTTTCATATCAAGCGTACTGTGGGGAACGCTGCATAGGCATGAGGTTGTACCATGGAACATTAGTGATCAAAACTTGGAAGAACAGTTCTTTTCAAAGTCCTACATCATTTATCCAAAGCCCCTTCGACTCTTAAAGTTGAGTTTTCCTGAGGGGTAATTGGATACAATTGATTGCCCTCTGGCAATGATTACCATATCAAAATAACACAACTTGTTgtataattcatttaaaaatgtttatacttACTGGGTGGATGAGGTATCTCCATCGAAGGAGGTTTTGATAGACTGGGCCGGATTCCGGGAGTGGAGCTCGGACCAGGGGTGGAGTCACCTCTTGGGGTGGGTGTGCTTGACTTCAGCCCAGGTGTACCTGCCTTGTCTCGCTgccagagacagaggacagaggaaacaggacagagagagaaagagagaaaatttaGAGGCATACAAGAAATATGGAAGTACTCAATCTATAAATCAATCTGTCTGCCTCGTCAAACTATACTAAAACAACTCAGGCAATTTAGTCTTGTTCATCTGTACCATTGGCATCTCTTTGGACTTGAGGGAAGAGGAACTAGCTGATGATGCAGTAGAGGCTGGACTACAAGGGTCTTTCTTGAGAAGACGCGCTTTATCCAAGCCATTTTCTCTAGGGGAGGGGAGAGGTGTGCCACGAGGGGAGGCAGGATCCTGGTGGAGGAACAAGGATTCATTTAACTACCTGAGAACAAACTTGCTGCACAAAAGTCATGCTGGCATTTTCCTGGATGGAAGATTCacaactgtttactgaggttCATTTAGAAGGGGACTGCATCCCTTCCACCAGAACACAGTCATCCTAACTACTGAAAAAtcaagggagaaaaaaaaaaatatcaaaaccaTACTGACCTCATTCGAGACATCCACCACTAAATTGTCATCACTTTTCTCCCCATCGCTATCCTGCAGAGGAGGGCAATCAGTTAGCACATTATTAAACAAACTAATAAAGTGAAACATATTTGAGCacagacaattttttttttacttgaatatttGCAGAAACATGCACAATCATCAGAACCCTTTCTTACATAGTGGCTGGAGTCTTTGTCATCCACCTTACGTTTCTTGGTGTCGTTTGGAAACTCAGGTCCGTTGCGACGCTTATCCGAATTCCTAAGACTTTCTGGCAGCAAAGAGTTACTctgcagatgaggaggagaaagaggacagaacACAGTGGGGTAGTAGAGAGAGATCAGAGAAATAAGATGGGGGGGCATAGTGAGGAGGGAGTTTGGAGGacaaagaaaatagaaaaaggaAACGGATTTGCAGAGGTGAGACAATGTTGCCATTCACGGTTCAGGTTGTGCTTTATTGTGTGTGCATTCTGCATAAGCTTACTAAAACCGTCTGATCCATCTAACACTAATTACAGCAGCTATTTAGCTATGTGTACAGCAGGTTAGAAAAACAGAC harbors:
- the LOC124058403 gene encoding transducin-like enhancer protein 1 isoform X3; translation: MFPQGRHPTPHQAPGQPFKFTIPESLDRIKEEFQFLQAQYHSLKLECEKLASEKTEMQRHYVMYYEMSYGLNIEMHKQTEIAKRLNTICAQVIPFLSQEHQQQVVQAVERAKQVTMAELNAVIGQQHLSHNHGGAPVPLTPHPAGLHPSQLGGSAGLLALSGALGALPPHLAGKDGGDKKPHLSGPDSHPAGPEHLREREPGTSNSLLPESLRNSDKRRNGPEFPNDTKKRKVDDKDSSHYDSDGEKSDDNLVVDVSNEDPASPRGTPLPSPRENGLDKARLLKKDPCSPASTASSASSSSLKSKEMPMRDKAGTPGLKSSTPTPRGDSTPGPSSTPGIRPSLSKPPSMEIPHPPTAGLRTPLAVPGPYPGAFGMLPHPAGMNGELAGAAGAAAYAAGLHNMSPQMSAAAAAAVAAYGRSPMVGFDPHPHMRVPGMPPSLTGIPGGKPAYSFHVAADGQMQPVPFPPDALVGPGIPRHARQINTLNHGEVVCAVTISNPTRHVYTGGKGCVKVWDISHPGNKSPVSQLDCLNRDNYIRSCRLLPDGRTLIVGGEASTLSIWDLATPTPRIKAELTSSAPACYALAISPDSKVCFSCCSDGNIAVWDLHNQTLVRQFQGHTDGASCIDISNDGTKLWTGGLDNTVRSWDLREGRQLQQHDFTSQIFSLGYCPTGEWLAVGMESSNVEVLHVTKPDKYQLHLHESCVLSLQFAYCGKWFVSTGKDNLLNAWRTPYGASIFQSKESSSVLSCDISVDDKYIVTGSGDKKATVYEVIY
- the LOC124058403 gene encoding transducin-like enhancer protein 1 isoform X4, yielding MFPQGRHPTPHQAPGQPFKFTIPESLDRIKEEFQFLQAQYHSLKLECEKLASEKTEMQRHYVMYYEMSYGLNIEMHKQTEIAKRLNTICAQVIPFLSQEHQQQVVQAVERAKQVTMAELNAVIGQHLSHNHGGAPVPLTPHPAGLHPSQLGGSAGLLALSGALGALPPHLAGKDGGDKKPHLSGPDSHPAGPEHLREREPGTSNSLLPESLRNSDKRRNGPEFPNDTKKRKVDDKDSSHYDSDGEKSDDNLVVDVSNEDPASPRGTPLPSPRENGLDKARLLKKDPCSPASTASSASSSSLKSKEMPMRDKAGTPGLKSSTPTPRGDSTPGPSSTPGIRPSLSKPPSMEIPHPPTAGLRTPLAVPGPYPGAFGMLPHPAGMNGELAGAAGAAAYAAGLHNMSPQMSAAAAAAVAAYGRSPMVGFDPHPHMRVPGMPPSLTGIPGGKPAYSFHVAADGQMQPVPFPPDALVGPGIPRHARQINTLNHGEVVCAVTISNPTRHVYTGGKGCVKVWDISHPGNKSPVSQLDCLNRDNYIRSCRLLPDGRTLIVGGEASTLSIWDLATPTPRIKAELTSSAPACYALAISPDSKVCFSCCSDGNIAVWDLHNQTLVRQFQGHTDGASCIDISNDGTKLWTGGLDNTVRSWDLREGRQLQQHDFTSQIFSLGYCPTGEWLAVGMESSNVEVLHVTKPDKYQLHLHESCVLSLQFAYCGKWFVSTGKDNLLNAWRTPYGASIFQSKESSSVLSCDISVDDKYIVTGSGDKKATVYEVIY
- the LOC124058403 gene encoding transducin-like enhancer protein 1 isoform X6 — protein: MFPQGRHPTPHQAPGQPFKFTIPESLDRIKEEFQFLQAQYHSLKLECEKLASEKTEMQRHYVMYYEMSYGLNIEMHKQTEIAKRLNTICAQVIPFLSQEHQQQVVQAVERAKQQHLSHNHGGAPVPLTPHPAGLHPSQLGGSAGLLALSGALGALPPHLAGKDGGDKKPHLSGPDSHPAGPEHLREREPGTSNSLLPESLRNSDKRRNGPEFPNDTKKRKVDDKDSSHYDSDGEKSDDNLVVDVSNEDPASPRGTPLPSPRENGLDKARLLKKDPCSPASTASSASSSSLKSKEMPMRDKAGTPGLKSSTPTPRGDSTPGPSSTPGIRPSLSKPPSMEIPHPPTAGLRTPLAVPGPYPGAFGMLPHPAGMNGELAGAAGAAAYAAGLHNMSPQMSAAAAAAVAAYGRSPMVGFDPHPHMRVPGMPPSLTGIPGGKPAYSFHVAADGQMQPVPFPPDALVGPGIPRHARQINTLNHGEVVCAVTISNPTRHVYTGGKGCVKVWDISHPGNKSPVSQLDCLNRDNYIRSCRLLPDGRTLIVGGEASTLSIWDLATPTPRIKAELTSSAPACYALAISPDSKVCFSCCSDGNIAVWDLHNQTLVRQFQGHTDGASCIDISNDGTKLWTGGLDNTVRSWDLREGRQLQQHDFTSQIFSLGYCPTGEWLAVGMESSNVEVLHVTKPDKYQLHLHESCVLSLQFAYCGKWFVSTGKDNLLNAWRTPYGASIFQSKESSSVLSCDISVDDKYIVTGSGDKKATVYEVIY
- the LOC124058403 gene encoding transducin-like enhancer protein 1 isoform X5 — protein: MFPQGRHPTPHQAPGQPFKFTIPESLDRIKEEFQFLQAQYHSLKLECEKLASEKTEMQRHYVMYYEMSYGLNIEMHKQTEIAKRLNTICAQVIPFLSQEHQQQVVQAVERAKQQQHLSHNHGGAPVPLTPHPAGLHPSQLGGSAGLLALSGALGALPPHLAGKDGGDKKPHLSGPDSHPAGPEHLREREPGTSNSLLPESLRNSDKRRNGPEFPNDTKKRKVDDKDSSHYDSDGEKSDDNLVVDVSNEDPASPRGTPLPSPRENGLDKARLLKKDPCSPASTASSASSSSLKSKEMPMRDKAGTPGLKSSTPTPRGDSTPGPSSTPGIRPSLSKPPSMEIPHPPTAGLRTPLAVPGPYPGAFGMLPHPAGMNGELAGAAGAAAYAAGLHNMSPQMSAAAAAAVAAYGRSPMVGFDPHPHMRVPGMPPSLTGIPGGKPAYSFHVAADGQMQPVPFPPDALVGPGIPRHARQINTLNHGEVVCAVTISNPTRHVYTGGKGCVKVWDISHPGNKSPVSQLDCLNRDNYIRSCRLLPDGRTLIVGGEASTLSIWDLATPTPRIKAELTSSAPACYALAISPDSKVCFSCCSDGNIAVWDLHNQTLVRQFQGHTDGASCIDISNDGTKLWTGGLDNTVRSWDLREGRQLQQHDFTSQIFSLGYCPTGEWLAVGMESSNVEVLHVTKPDKYQLHLHESCVLSLQFAYCGKWFVSTGKDNLLNAWRTPYGASIFQSKESSSVLSCDISVDDKYIVTGSGDKKATVYEVIY
- the LOC124058403 gene encoding transducin-like enhancer protein 1 isoform X2; this translates as MFPQGRHPTPHQAPGQPFKFTIPESLDRIKEEFQFLQAQYHSLKLECEKLASEKTEMQRHYVMYYEMSYGLNIEMHKQTEIAKRLNTICAQVIPFLSQEHQQQVVQAVERAKQVTMAELNAVIGVRGLPGLPPTQHLSHNHGGAPVPLTPHPAGLHPSQLGGSAGLLALSGALGALPPHLAGKDGGDKKPHLSGPDSHPAGPEHLREREPGTSNSLLPESLRNSDKRRNGPEFPNDTKKRKVDDKDSSHYDSDGEKSDDNLVVDVSNEDPASPRGTPLPSPRENGLDKARLLKKDPCSPASTASSASSSSLKSKEMPMRDKAGTPGLKSSTPTPRGDSTPGPSSTPGIRPSLSKPPSMEIPHPPTAGLRTPLAVPGPYPGAFGMLPHPAGMNGELAGAAGAAAYAAGLHNMSPQMSAAAAAAVAAYGRSPMVGFDPHPHMRVPGMPPSLTGIPGGKPAYSFHVAADGQMQPVPFPPDALVGPGIPRHARQINTLNHGEVVCAVTISNPTRHVYTGGKGCVKVWDISHPGNKSPVSQLDCLNRDNYIRSCRLLPDGRTLIVGGEASTLSIWDLATPTPRIKAELTSSAPACYALAISPDSKVCFSCCSDGNIAVWDLHNQTLVRQFQGHTDGASCIDISNDGTKLWTGGLDNTVRSWDLREGRQLQQHDFTSQIFSLGYCPTGEWLAVGMESSNVEVLHVTKPDKYQLHLHESCVLSLQFAYCGKWFVSTGKDNLLNAWRTPYGASIFQSKESSSVLSCDISVDDKYIVTGSGDKKATVYEVIY
- the LOC124058403 gene encoding transducin-like enhancer protein 1 isoform X1; the protein is MFPQGRHPTPHQAPGQPFKFTIPESLDRIKEEFQFLQAQYHSLKLECEKLASEKTEMQRHYVMYYEMSYGLNIEMHKQTEIAKRLNTICAQVIPFLSQEHQQQVVQAVERAKQVTMAELNAVIGVRGLPGLPPTQQHLSHNHGGAPVPLTPHPAGLHPSQLGGSAGLLALSGALGALPPHLAGKDGGDKKPHLSGPDSHPAGPEHLREREPGTSNSLLPESLRNSDKRRNGPEFPNDTKKRKVDDKDSSHYDSDGEKSDDNLVVDVSNEDPASPRGTPLPSPRENGLDKARLLKKDPCSPASTASSASSSSLKSKEMPMRDKAGTPGLKSSTPTPRGDSTPGPSSTPGIRPSLSKPPSMEIPHPPTAGLRTPLAVPGPYPGAFGMLPHPAGMNGELAGAAGAAAYAAGLHNMSPQMSAAAAAAVAAYGRSPMVGFDPHPHMRVPGMPPSLTGIPGGKPAYSFHVAADGQMQPVPFPPDALVGPGIPRHARQINTLNHGEVVCAVTISNPTRHVYTGGKGCVKVWDISHPGNKSPVSQLDCLNRDNYIRSCRLLPDGRTLIVGGEASTLSIWDLATPTPRIKAELTSSAPACYALAISPDSKVCFSCCSDGNIAVWDLHNQTLVRQFQGHTDGASCIDISNDGTKLWTGGLDNTVRSWDLREGRQLQQHDFTSQIFSLGYCPTGEWLAVGMESSNVEVLHVTKPDKYQLHLHESCVLSLQFAYCGKWFVSTGKDNLLNAWRTPYGASIFQSKESSSVLSCDISVDDKYIVTGSGDKKATVYEVIY